Proteins found in one Pyrus communis chromosome 15, drPyrComm1.1, whole genome shotgun sequence genomic segment:
- the LOC137718847 gene encoding uncharacterized protein: MVSEQVYNPSPNFFSAAFSAVPMADSSSSDGVFSLHHSDHPNLVLVSKKLNGDNYTSWARGMQLSLSAKNKLGFITGNIQEPSSSDDPDAHAAWRRCNDMILSWLLHSLEPDLQESVLFSTSVQAVWDDLRERFSQSNAPRIFQLNRELATISQGSSSISAYFTRLKALWDELASYNDGCTCSCNAKHDRQQLMQFLMGLNESFAAVRDQILLMNPLPTVRQACSSVSQAEKQRSLGVLRSVDQPAAMAVRGPSRPSSARPPLHCTYCNFDYHTRDTCHKLHGYPVGHPLHGQPWRPPRRATASSSSRSHAPSSPPRQPRFSASRPHNFTQAHHVQGTQAPASSSTPATHQVHGAQPTLHDLQLAMPDLSAEQHSRVLAALRDTTTPPQANAVLTTDFAQGLGFEGDDWCG, from the exons atggtatcagagcaggtttataaccctagccctaattttttttcggcagctttctctgccgttcccatggctgaCTCTTCTTCTTCCGATGGTGTTTTTTCCCTTCATCATTCCGACCACCCGAATCTTGTCCTTGTATCCAAGAAGTTGAATGGTGATAACTACACATCCTGGGCCCGTGGCATGCAGCTTTCCTTGAGTGCCAAGAATAAACTTGGTTTCATCACTGGCAATATCCAAGAACCTTCATCCTCCGACGACCCTGATGCTCACGCGGCTTGGCGTCGTTGCAATGACATGATTCTCTCTTGGCTTCTGCATTCCTTGGAACCTGACCTTCAAGAATCTGTGCTTTTTTCCACCTCTGTCCAAGCTGTATGGGATGATCTTCGCGAACGCTTCTCTCAGAGTAATGCTCCACGCATCTTCCAACTCAACCGGGAACTTGCTACAATTTCTCAAGGTTCTTCTTCTATCTCCGCCTATTTTACTCGCCTAAAAGCTCTCTGGGATGAGCTTGCTTCTTATAATGATGGCTGCACGTGCTCTTGCAACGCCAAACATGACCGTCAACAACTCATGCAATTTTTAATGGGCCTCAACGAATCATTTGCTGCTGTTCGTGACcagattcttttaatgaatccccTTCCCACTGTTCGTCAGGCCTGTTCCTCGGTGTCTCAAGCTGAAAAACAACGCTCCCTGGGCGTCCTCCGCTCTGTCGATCaacctgctgccatggctgttcgtggcccgtcccgtccctcctctgctcgtcctcccctccactgcacctactgcaattttgattatcatacccgagacacctgccataaacttcatggctatcccgttggccatcccctccatggccaaccgtggcgaccaccgcgccgtgccactgcttccagttcttcccgcagccatgcaccttccagtcctccccggcagccacggttttctgcttcccggccccataatttcacccaggcccatcacgtgcaaggcacccaggcccccgcctcctcttctactccagcgacccaccaagtgcacggggcccagcccactttgcatgacttgcagcttgccatgcctgacctctctgccgagcagcactcccgtgttctagctgctctacgtgacaccaccacccctcctcaggccaatgccgtgctcactactgattttgcccaag gacttggtttcgaaggcgatgattggtgtgggtaa